One genomic segment of Bacteroides caccae includes these proteins:
- a CDS encoding TlpA family protein disulfide reductase: MKKLLLMILPAFICAGSLFAQTSTVSGVWERGKTKAVKMFKIVEGGNLSEVATSALGEDGSFRMTFTPEKEGYFVLGTSSSVFQNRYIFYMKPGDPLNVRILPESYELIGKENTAENKEMVRWHDFIFPLEDKAVYFMGKHSTYVDFFPLLEEKLDKLGSYKVKKTKNKVFDTTFADFRKYDLLFNAVQFIYTVRTAHPQKEDFIDYYRQIDIPAIARTAGILNYPNGLRLFVNAYMLKSMVSDSSSAGEKRKNPVSAMLKEDIGMISNDTIKGEIALMFSGMSKTQVGLEQYKKEYGSFLITDSQKERWQRIEDNFRESMEKKEIINLTFPNAEGNDISLSDFRGKVVYIDIWATWCGPCKKEMPAMKALEAEYKDNKDIVFMGISVDASKNIQKWKDFVIKEQLPGVQLFAGDMAGPALSKPYKITGIPRFMLVGKDGSLLYMDAPRPSSSEIRAVLNDALKK; this comes from the coding sequence ATGAAAAAATTATTATTAATGATCCTTCCTGCGTTTATCTGTGCAGGAAGTTTGTTTGCCCAAACATCTACTGTCAGTGGCGTGTGGGAAAGGGGTAAAACAAAAGCAGTCAAAATGTTCAAGATTGTAGAAGGCGGTAACTTGTCGGAAGTGGCCACTTCTGCGTTAGGAGAAGACGGTAGTTTCCGGATGACGTTTACCCCGGAGAAGGAAGGTTATTTCGTGTTGGGTACTTCCTCTTCCGTTTTTCAGAATCGCTATATATTTTATATGAAGCCGGGCGACCCATTGAATGTGCGGATATTGCCCGAAAGTTATGAACTGATAGGAAAAGAGAATACGGCAGAGAACAAGGAAATGGTCCGCTGGCATGATTTTATTTTTCCTCTGGAAGATAAAGCTGTGTATTTTATGGGAAAACACAGTACGTATGTAGACTTCTTTCCGCTGTTGGAAGAGAAACTGGATAAATTGGGTTCTTATAAAGTGAAGAAAACAAAGAATAAGGTTTTCGACACTACGTTTGCTGATTTTCGTAAGTATGATTTGCTGTTCAATGCTGTACAGTTCATTTATACGGTAAGGACAGCACATCCGCAGAAGGAGGATTTTATTGATTATTACCGGCAGATAGATATTCCTGCTATCGCCCGTACTGCAGGCATTCTCAATTATCCCAACGGATTGCGTTTATTTGTCAATGCATATATGCTCAAGTCCATGGTATCTGATTCCTCATCAGCCGGAGAGAAACGAAAGAATCCCGTTTCGGCTATGTTGAAAGAAGACATTGGGATGATTAGTAATGATACTATTAAAGGAGAAATAGCGTTAATGTTCAGCGGAATGAGCAAGACACAGGTGGGATTGGAACAATATAAGAAAGAATATGGCAGTTTCCTCATCACCGACAGTCAGAAAGAGCGTTGGCAACGTATTGAAGATAACTTTAGAGAGAGTATGGAGAAGAAAGAAATCATTAATTTGACGTTCCCTAATGCGGAAGGAAATGATATTTCTCTTTCCGATTTTCGTGGCAAGGTTGTCTATATTGATATCTGGGCTACCTGGTGCGGTCCGTGTAAAAAGGAGATGCCGGCTATGAAAGCACTGGAAGCCGAATATAAAGACAATAAAGATATTGTATTTATGGGGATTAGTGTCGATGCGTCTAAAAATATCCAGAAATGGAAGGACTTCGTGATAAAAGAACAGCTTCCCGGTGTACAGCTTTTTGCCGGAGACATGGCAGGACCTGCATTGTCCAAACCTTATAAGATAACAGGTATTCCTCGTTTTATGCTGGTTGGCAAAGACGGCAGTCTGCTTTATATGGATGCTCCGCGTCCTTCTTCTTCCGAGATACGGGCAGTGTTGAACGACGCATTGAAAAAATAA